The following proteins are co-located in the SAR202 cluster bacterium genome:
- the dnaB gene encoding replicative DNA helicase encodes MYTDRLPPSDEAAEQAVLGSILIEGDSLSEVSLIIKSSDFYTERNKWIYEACLSLYNRGEPINQISVAHELSSTDKLESIGGEGFLSNLIANVPTSVYASHYAQIINRTSTMRNLIKAATEIASLGYEPDFEVDSAIKQSEDILFQIRETRENRDFRSLRDVLDTYLEESSNDDPDSLTNTQPILTGFRDLDSLLGGLQRSDLFILAARPSIGKSSLALNIAMNACKNNSTVAILSLEMSGEQLAMRMVSSEAKVDAHKVRQNLINSQEQQRIVSAIGTLSDLDLYIDDSPIQTITEIRSKARRLNLERNIDLLIVDYMQLIQGLHRNENRVQEISEISRSLKGIARDLNIPVIAISQLSRAVEQRPSHRPQLSDLRDSGSIEQDADIVSFIYREDVYYTEEEWNSRNPVDPYPKNIAEVIIAKHRNGPLGNINLFFNDQYAEFKDMATREIDN; translated from the coding sequence ATGTATACAGATCGATTGCCACCTAGTGATGAAGCTGCAGAACAAGCAGTTTTAGGTTCTATATTAATTGAAGGAGATTCACTTTCTGAGGTTTCCTTAATTATAAAATCTAGTGATTTCTACACAGAAAGAAACAAATGGATTTACGAAGCATGCCTGTCATTATATAACCGTGGAGAACCAATTAATCAAATTAGTGTTGCTCATGAATTATCTTCGACAGACAAACTTGAAAGTATAGGTGGCGAAGGTTTTCTAAGTAATTTAATTGCAAATGTGCCCACTTCTGTATACGCAAGTCATTATGCTCAAATAATCAATAGAACATCCACAATGAGAAACCTAATTAAAGCTGCGACAGAAATTGCGTCTCTAGGTTATGAACCAGATTTTGAAGTTGATTCAGCAATAAAACAATCAGAAGATATACTTTTCCAAATTAGAGAAACTCGAGAAAATCGCGATTTTAGATCACTGCGTGATGTGCTAGATACCTACCTCGAAGAATCTTCTAATGACGATCCTGATAGTTTAACAAATACACAGCCTATTTTAACAGGTTTTCGAGATTTAGATTCTTTATTAGGCGGTTTACAAAGATCAGATTTGTTTATTTTAGCGGCAAGGCCAAGTATTGGTAAAAGTAGCTTGGCTCTAAACATCGCAATGAATGCTTGTAAAAATAATTCTACTGTTGCGATTCTAAGTTTAGAGATGAGTGGAGAACAATTAGCTATGCGTATGGTCTCATCAGAAGCCAAAGTAGATGCCCACAAGGTACGACAAAATCTCATAAACAGCCAAGAACAGCAAAGAATAGTATCAGCTATAGGAACTCTTTCAGACTTAGATTTATATATCGATGACAGTCCTATACAAACCATCACAGAAATACGAAGTAAAGCACGAAGATTAAACTTAGAAAGAAATATAGATTTACTTATTGTTGATTATATGCAACTTATACAAGGTCTACATCGAAATGAAAACCGAGTGCAAGAAATTAGTGAAATTTCAAGATCCTTAAAAGGAATTGCACGAGACCTTAATATTCCTGTTATAGCTATATCTCAATTAAGCAGAGCAGTTGAACAAAGACCATCTCATCGACCTCAATTATCAGACTTACGTGACAGTGGAAGTATAGAACAAGATGCTGATATTGTTTCATTTATATATCGAGAAGATGTGTATTATACTGAGGAAGAATGGAACTCCAGAAATCCTGTTGATCCTTATCCCAAAAATATCGCAGAAGTAATTATAGCAAAACATAGAAATGGGCCATTAGGTAACATTAATTTATTTTTCAATGATCAGTATGCAGAATTTAAAGATATGGCAACACGAGAAATTGATAATTAA
- a CDS encoding DnaD domain protein codes for MKTDNGFKFNNRNYIPIPIELTSSLLKDIDSYEEFKCTLRVFSLIFSLRPKRLWISFEELIADPVLLESIHPSNSQNKTEIIIKSIYAAKKRKTIIIREKVKDQIQNSIILINDKISNELLKRKDIGNLDNGLDLEQTDFQSSQKPQSNIYGLYEDNIGQMTPLLAEELKLAEKKYPNSWIQEAITEAVKNNIRNWKYISSILNRWQIEGRTNGESTRYSKKSERESQLRRAQKFRDEFINKKS; via the coding sequence ATGAAAACTGATAATGGTTTCAAGTTTAATAATAGGAATTATATTCCAATACCTATAGAATTAACTTCAAGTTTATTAAAGGACATCGACTCTTATGAAGAATTCAAATGTACTCTACGTGTATTTTCTCTAATCTTCTCACTCCGACCAAAACGATTATGGATAAGTTTTGAAGAATTAATCGCTGATCCAGTTCTACTAGAATCGATACATCCCAGTAATTCACAAAACAAAACTGAAATAATTATAAAAAGTATTTATGCTGCTAAGAAACGAAAAACAATCATTATTAGGGAAAAAGTTAAAGACCAAATACAAAACAGCATTATCTTAATTAATGATAAAATATCAAATGAACTATTAAAAAGAAAAGATATTGGAAACCTAGATAATGGATTAGATCTAGAACAAACAGACTTCCAATCTAGCCAAAAACCTCAATCAAATATATATGGATTATATGAAGATAACATTGGCCAAATGACACCGCTTCTAGCAGAAGAGTTAAAATTAGCAGAAAAAAAATACCCGAATTCATGGATACAAGAAGCAATTACTGAAGCTGTAAAAAACAATATTAGAAACTGGAAATATATATCTAGCATTTTAAACAGATGGCAAATTGAAGGAAGAACAAATGGAGAGTCTACGAGATATTCTAAAAAAAGTGAACGAGAAAGCCAACTTAGACGAGCACAAAAATTTAGAGATGAATTCATCAACAAAAAATCCTGA